A region of Streptomyces sp. NBC_01750 DNA encodes the following proteins:
- a CDS encoding HAD family hydrolase, with protein sequence MTSTVPASLTRSAEGSALQAVFLDMDGTLVDTEGFWWDAEVEVFADLGHELDETWRDVVVGGPMTRSAGYLIEATGADITLAELTVLLNDRFEDRIGRGVPLMPGAARLLAELAAHNVPTALVSASHRRIIDRVLASLGPQHFALSVAGDEVPRTKPHPDPYLLAAQGLSAEPARCAVIEDTATGVAAAEAAGCRVVAVPSVAPIAPADGRVIVRSLEEVDLVFLRTLITTMN encoded by the coding sequence ATGACCAGTACGGTCCCCGCGTCCTTGACCCGATCGGCCGAAGGCTCTGCCCTTCAGGCCGTCTTTCTCGACATGGACGGCACCCTCGTGGACACCGAAGGCTTCTGGTGGGACGCGGAGGTGGAGGTCTTCGCCGATCTCGGCCACGAGCTCGACGAGACATGGCGGGACGTGGTGGTCGGTGGTCCCATGACGCGAAGCGCCGGCTATCTCATCGAGGCCACCGGCGCGGACATCACGCTCGCCGAGCTGACCGTGCTGCTGAATGACCGCTTCGAGGACCGCATCGGGCGCGGAGTGCCGCTGATGCCCGGCGCCGCCCGGCTGCTGGCCGAGCTCGCCGCGCACAATGTGCCCACCGCTCTGGTCTCCGCCTCCCACCGCCGCATCATCGACCGGGTCCTCGCCTCGCTCGGCCCTCAGCACTTCGCGCTCTCCGTCGCGGGCGACGAGGTGCCGCGTACGAAGCCGCACCCCGACCCGTATCTGCTCGCCGCCCAGGGGCTGAGCGCCGAGCCGGCGAGATGCGCCGTCATCGAGGACACGGCTACGGGTGTGGCGGCCGCCGAGGCTGCGGGCTGCCGGGTCGTGGCCGTACCGTCCGTGGCACCGATCGCGCCCGCCGACGGCCGGGTGATCGTACGCTCACTCGAAGAAGTCGACCTTGTTTTTCTGCGCACCCTCATCACTACAATGAACTGA
- a CDS encoding ABC transporter substrate-binding protein, protein MNRKTLVLPAVVGLLAPVLVACGGTDGGSGGGDAIVVGTTDQFTATADAPAPLDPAYAYDTGAWNVLRQTVQTLMHAPLGGGEPVPDAAESCAFTDTASESYRCKLRSGLQFADGTAITADDVKFSVERVRDINSDNGTAGLLANIDTIEANSDEVVFHLSTPDATFPYKLSTPAAGIVSKKNYEGKKLRAGFQVDGSGPYTMKTETKGENISRVVFTKNPKYQGDVKLHNDKVELRSFPDAGSMGKALEDGDIDIMTRAMSPEQIKDLSENPKKNIELTEMPGLEIRYLGFNTNDPSVKDKAVRQAMAAVVDRGHIAGQVYGSTAEPLYSLIPTSIAAHTNSFYNKYGEPSRRKAAEILSDADITTPVKLKLHYTTDHYGAGTAKEFEALKNQLNATKLFDVSVEGTEWAKFRPAQKRGDYAVYGLGWFPDFPDPDNYIAPFLDKGNFLNTPYVSTVVRDLIPQSRRSADRTAASKAFTQMQDIVATDVPVLPLWQGKQYVAARVGVTGVERVLNSSSDLQLWELGRGTE, encoded by the coding sequence ATGAACCGTAAGACTTTGGTGCTGCCGGCCGTGGTCGGCCTGCTCGCGCCCGTGCTCGTCGCCTGCGGCGGGACGGACGGTGGGTCCGGCGGCGGTGATGCCATTGTCGTGGGCACCACGGACCAGTTCACCGCCACCGCGGACGCGCCCGCGCCCCTCGATCCAGCCTACGCGTACGACACCGGCGCCTGGAACGTGCTCCGGCAGACCGTCCAGACGCTGATGCACGCCCCGCTCGGCGGCGGCGAGCCGGTGCCCGACGCTGCCGAGTCCTGTGCCTTCACGGACACCGCGAGCGAGAGCTACCGCTGCAAGCTGCGCAGCGGGCTGCAGTTCGCCGACGGCACCGCCATCACCGCCGACGACGTGAAGTTCTCCGTCGAGCGTGTGCGGGACATCAACTCCGACAACGGCACGGCCGGCCTCCTCGCGAACATCGACACCATCGAGGCCAACAGTGACGAGGTGGTCTTCCACCTCTCCACGCCTGACGCGACCTTCCCGTACAAGCTCTCGACGCCGGCCGCCGGCATCGTCAGCAAGAAGAACTACGAAGGAAAGAAGCTCCGCGCGGGCTTCCAGGTGGACGGCTCGGGCCCGTACACCATGAAGACGGAGACCAAGGGCGAGAACATCTCCAGGGTCGTCTTCACCAAGAACCCCAAGTACCAGGGTGACGTCAAGCTCCACAACGACAAGGTCGAGCTGCGGTCGTTCCCGGACGCCGGCTCCATGGGCAAGGCGCTGGAGGACGGGGACATCGACATCATGACCCGTGCGATGTCGCCCGAGCAGATCAAGGATCTGTCCGAGAACCCCAAGAAGAACATCGAGCTCACCGAGATGCCGGGTCTGGAGATCCGCTACCTCGGCTTCAACACCAATGACCCGTCGGTGAAGGACAAGGCCGTCCGGCAGGCCATGGCAGCGGTCGTAGACCGTGGCCACATCGCCGGCCAGGTGTACGGCTCCACCGCCGAGCCGCTCTACTCGCTCATCCCGACGAGCATCGCGGCGCACACCAACTCCTTCTACAACAAGTACGGCGAGCCGAGCCGCAGGAAGGCCGCGGAGATCCTCAGCGACGCCGACATCACCACGCCGGTGAAGCTGAAGCTCCACTACACCACCGACCACTACGGTGCCGGCACGGCCAAGGAGTTCGAGGCGCTCAAGAACCAGCTGAACGCCACCAAGCTCTTCGACGTCAGTGTCGAGGGCACCGAGTGGGCGAAGTTCCGGCCCGCCCAGAAGCGCGGTGACTACGCGGTCTACGGACTGGGATGGTTCCCCGACTTCCCGGACCCGGACAACTACATCGCCCCGTTCCTGGACAAGGGCAACTTCCTCAACACCCCGTACGTGAGCACCGTGGTGCGCGACCTCATCCCGCAGTCGCGGCGTTCCGCGGACCGCACCGCCGCGTCCAAGGCCTTCACACAGATGCAGGACATCGTCGCGACCGACGTCCCGGTGCTGCCGCTGTGGCAGGGCAAGCAGTACGTCGCCGCCCGCGTCGGCGTCACCGGGGTCGAGCGGGTGCTCAACTCCAGCTCCGACCTGCAGCTCTGGGAGCTGGGTCGCGGCACCGAATAG